A single genomic interval of Aphidius gifuensis isolate YNYX2018 linkage group LG6, ASM1490517v1, whole genome shotgun sequence harbors:
- the LOC122858698 gene encoding ribosome biogenesis protein WDR12 homolog yields the protein MAGTSKDNDVPQMQIRLVTKQQQYSVPDYPLSLSSTTTIKELNILVNQLLKDSATEETSEIEFDFIVCSELLRAPLIEHINERGVSTEDVVEVEYLEKHPPPEPQDCLIHDDWVSAVAVCGKWILTGCYDSSLHIWTTKGKRTLTIPGHTAAIKSVAWISLDAETGSFVSASQDQTAIIWQWNIATNSVECIHICRGHEQSLETVGVSLNSFEMATGSWDTMLKIWSTSAEDDNEDGPSASKKSKIERGKTRVPKRTLKGHREAISGVVWSDNSEVITSSWDHTLKIWDSELGGMKHEITGNKSFFDLDYSQLSRGLITASADRHVRLYDPRSTEGSVVKTTFTSHSQWVQCVRWSTTDDHLFISGGYDNIVKLWDTRSPKAPLYDLSGHEDKVLACNWKNPKYMVSGGADNTVRIFKSSRHVS from the exons ATGGCAGGAACAAGTAAAGATAATGACGTGCCACAAATGCAAATACGTCTTGTTAcaaaacaacaaca ataTTCTGTACCAGATTATCCattatcattgtcatcaacaacaacaattaaagaattaaatattcttgttaatcaattattaaaag aTAGTGCTACTGAAGAGACAAGtgaaattgaatttgattttattgtttgCTCGGAATTATTAAGAGCACCATTGATTGAACATATTAATGAACGTGGTGTATCAACTGAGGATGTTGTTGAAGTGGAATATCTTGAAAAACATCCACCACCAGAACCACAAGATTGTCTTATTCATGATGATTGGGTATCAGCTGTTGCTGTCTGTGGTAAATG GATTCTCACTGGTTGTTATGATAGTTCACTTCACATTTGGACAACAAAAGGAAAACGTACGTTAACTATTCCTGGTCATACTGCTGCAATTAAATCAGTTGCATGGATATCACTTGATGCTGAAACTGGAAGTTTTGTTAG tgCTTCACAAGATCAAACAGCAATTATTTGGCAATGGAATATTGCAACAAATTCAGTTGAATGTATTCATATATGTCGTGGACATGAACAATCATTAGAAACTGTTGGTGTTagtttaaattcatttgaaatggCAACTGGTTCATGGGATACAATGCTTAAAATATGGTCAACTt ctGCTGAAGATGATAATGAAGATGGTCCATCAGcaagtaaaaaatcaaaaattgaacGTGGTAAAACAAGAGTACCAAAAAGAACACTTAAAGGACATAGAGAAGCAATTAGTGGAGTTGTATGGTCTGATAATTCAGAAGTTATAACATCATCTTGGGatcatacattaaaaatttggGATTCTGAACTTGGTGGAATGAAACATGAAATAACtggaaataaaagtttttttgatCTTGATTATTCACAATTATCACGTGGTCTTATTACTGCTTCAGCTGATAGACATGTTAGACTTTATGATCCACGTTCAACtg AGGGCTCAGTTGTCAAGACAACATTTACCTCTCATTCACAATGGGTACAATGTGTTCGTTGGTCAACAACAGATGATCATCTTTTTATTTCTGGTGGTTATGACAATATTGTCAAGCTTTGGGACACAagaag TCCAAAAGCTCCATTGTACGATCTTAGTGGACATGAAGACAAGGTTCTTGCTTGTAATTGgaaaaatccaaaatacaTGGTATCAGGTGGAGCTGATAATACagttagaatttttaaatcatctcgTCATGTGTCATAG